In the Aptenodytes patagonicus chromosome 5, bAptPat1.pri.cur, whole genome shotgun sequence genome, AGCGGGCGGGTGGCGCCGCCGACAGCCGGGGCGCTCCGCGGGGCCGCCTGGGGCAGCCGCACTGACGGTCTCTCTcctcacatccccccccccccccccccgcagagtCCAAGATGCAGAAGTTCGAGCTGTTCCCCAAGACGCTGCTGCCGAGCCGCGCCGTCACCCCGCAGCAGGCGGGCGGGAAGCCCCTCTCCCCGGACGGCGAGTCCGTGCCCGGCACCTCCTCCCCAGAAGCTCGCCACGGCTCGGGCTCGGAGAACGGGGACGGCGAGTCCTTCCTGAGCTCGCCCGTCTCCAAGGGCccgaaggagggggaggagagcccGGGCTCCATCAGCCCGCTGGGCTCGGACTCGGGCTCGGAGGCGGACAAGGACGAGCAGGACCCGTCGCCCTCGGCCGGCGGCCGGCAGCGGACTCCCATCGACATCCTGACGCGCGTCTTCCCGGCGCACAAGCGCAGCGTGCTCGagctggtgctgcagggctgcggcGGAGACGTGGTACAGGCCATCGAGCAGATCCTCAACAACCGCGGCCCGGAGAAGGGCCCCGAGGAGGGCTGGGCTCGGGACGGCGCCTTGCAAGGCCTTCCGcccacccccgccgccgcccaccACCGGCCCTTGGTAGCCGGCGCCATGGCCCCCGCCATCGGCACGCTGGGCAGCCGCTCCGCCTTCTCCCCCCTGCAGCCCAACGCCACGCACTTCGGGGCCGAGGCCGGCGCCTACCCGCTGGGCACCCACCTGGGACTGAACCCCCTGCGCCTCGCCTACTCGGCGCACAGCCGGGGACTGGCCTTCATGACCCCCTACTCCACGGCCGGGCTGATGCCCACCCTCGGGTTCCGGCCGCCCGTGGACTACGCCTTCAGCGACCTCATGCGGGACCGCTCCGCCGTGCACAAGGAGCAGGTCTACTCCGGCGGGCTCTACGGGCCCATGGTCAACAACACCCCCGAGAAGCAATAGCGGGGGCGGCTTCCTAAAGCTCATCTGTGTAGAGGTAGCTAGGCAGGCGCGGGTGGATGCACACCCATGTGGTGGCTttctctccccgctcccccgtACAGGCGATGATTGCGTGCAGAGCCCGGCGCGGACAGGCGTAGGTGTATTAAAACGGTGATAAAGGTGCACTTTTCATTGTCCAGACATGAGTCACTCTTTGTTGCTTATGGCCATAAGCATGGATATCTTTGGTGCGTCGTGGggtgtgtacacacacactctctctttcccacacacatacatatatatatatatgtatactagCAAGTGTATAATGTTATAAAATGGAAATCTAAGTTATTAATGTAACTCGTAGGTGAACTTGGTATTAACGTTAAGCTAAAGGTTAGACAGCTCATTGTAATACTTACCAGGCATATAGATTAAACATATTGTCAAATCGAAAGCCTTTTCCTTCCCGCCCCCAGAAATGTTACGATCTGTACATAACATTGGAAAGTAGATATATTTGTAACTGTCCGTAGGACCCCGGCGCCAATGGTGTATGACGGTTTAATAAGCCTCCTTCATTTGTGATCTGCAAGAAAATTGCTTTCTTGTTCCGATGTAGCAAACTTCTTGCTGTTTCTAACAGGTAATTCTGTGTTTCCATTTCatagaaataaatgttattttctattaaaaaaaaaaatcggtctTATAAATGGCAAGTGGTATTTTATGAGACGGTGGAAGTGTGTTTTGGGAAATTCATTTGACAAGTACAGTTAATATTTAAAGGAGTTTATGCAATTAGTACAAACacatttactgcatttttatCATGGTCAAACCAGATATTCTTCGGAAAACTTACAAATAAAACCGAAGCGTACAAACCAGAGCAATTTCCTTACCAACCGGAATTGCCAAGTACGTTCATTTCTGGTTCTGGTCTTTTTATTATTTacgccaggggaaaaaaaaaaaaaaaaagaggtgtaaATTTAAGCAGGATTTTTTCCTTCGATATCTCGCCGATTTTTGTCATATTTAGGGAATCTGGCATCGTCGCAGAGAAGAAAAGCACGGTTAAAGCAAACGCCCGCCTTGCCGACCGCGGGTTCTGTAGCAAGGGAGAGGTACCTTTCCCTCGTATCTGAAATTTGAATGCGCGCTTTAATTGTTTCTATGTCAAGATAAGCAAAGGGGTACGTGATAAGGACGGTTTTTCAGAACGTAAGAACGTGTTTGCGACAGGCGTGAGTGAGTTGAGACACCACAAGCTCAGCGCGGAGGGTACGCGCAGGAAAGATTTCGCTGGTTTACTTTTGGAGCTAAGTGTCCTTCCAAATCTTCCCCCTCATTTCAAGAGTAAAGGCTACGCGAGGGGGTTCgggttttttgttagttttttttgttgttgtttctttcggtttttcttttcttttttttggcaatgGTGTCCGACTGTTCTTCAAGACCAAAAAGTAAGAAAGGCGTTCCTCcctctgtttgtttatttattgcgACGAGGCGGAGGGGCAGCGGGCGTGCCCCCCGCGCATCCGGGGAGGCGATCCTTCCGAAGGCCGGAGCGCGACTTTCTTAGCAGTCCTGGGAGTGTTTGGCCCAGGAAAACTATTACTCACAAAGAACAAGTTCAGTGCGTGGTTGAATTAAGACTGTAAAAGCTCCTAAAGTTGGTTGGTATGGAAACCTAATCCCACCGAACCGCTCCGTGGCACAGCTGGACTGTTTACTTTCTCACTTCAAATATAACTGTGTAAACATTGGCTCGGAGCTGACAGCGCGGCTCCTACCAACCAGTTCATGTACTGGTGGGCCCGGGAGGAGACGCGTCCCGCCGTGGCTATTGCGGGAAGCCCCGGGGCAAAATCAAAGGACGGTAGCGAGTAAAATGCAATTCTTCCTTCCCTCGCGCAGTTGATCGAGCTGGATacatttttaaggttttcttaaaaaaaaaaaaaaaaaaagtaaatattacagATTACACCCAGGTAAATACTTTTGACCCTGATCCATCCTGGGAGCAGCCAAATCAATACCGCAAGGGAAACTTTTTTAAAGTCTCGTGTTCCAAGAGCGGGTGAAACTTAATATTACTACAATAAAACGGTTTAATAAAGAAGGGCTTTAATAGTGAGCTAATTTGATTGAGTTTCCTAATTCCACTTTAATTGGAAACGGAGTTGTCTGTTTGGTTATAAAGTGCCCGGGTTATGttagactggaaaaaaagatggaCTTTGAGCATC is a window encoding:
- the DMRTA2 gene encoding doublesex- and mab-3-related transcription factor A2 isoform X2, with the protein product MELRSELPSVPAAPPPVPPSSVAAAAAAAAATLPVSVAGSLLRAPPLLLRAAEKYPRTPKCARCRNHGVVSALKGHKRYCRWKDCMCAKCTLIAERQRVMAAQVALRRQQAQEENEARELQLLYGTAEGLALAAANGIIPPRPAYEVFGSVCAGGGGEGGGGASGKAPGAAAAGGVWSKMQKFELFPKTLLPSRAVTPQQAGGKPLSPDGESVPGTSSPEARHGSGSENGDGESFLSSPVSKGPKEGEESPGSISPLGSDSGSEADKDEQDPSPSAGGRQRTPIDILTRVFPAHKRSVLELVLQGCGGDVVQAIEQILNNRGPEKGPEEGWARDGALQGLPPTPAAAHHRPLVAGAMAPAIGTLGSRSAFSPLQPNATHFGAEAGAYPLGTHLGLNPLRLAYSAHSRGLAFMTPYSTAGLMPTLGFRPPVDYAFSDLMRDRSAVHKEQVYSGGLYGPMVNNTPEKQ
- the DMRTA2 gene encoding doublesex- and mab-3-related transcription factor A2 isoform X1, with the translated sequence MELRSELPSVPAAPPPVPPSSVAAAAAAAAATLPVSVAGSLLRAPPLLLRAAEKYPRTPKCARCRNHGVVSALKGHKRYCRWKDCMCAKCTLIAERQRVMAAQVALRRQQAQEENEARELQLLYGTAEGLALAAANGIIPPRPAYEVFGSVCAGGGGEGGGGASESKMQKFELFPKTLLPSRAVTPQQAGGKPLSPDGESVPGTSSPEARHGSGSENGDGESFLSSPVSKGPKEGEESPGSISPLGSDSGSEADKDEQDPSPSAGGRQRTPIDILTRVFPAHKRSVLELVLQGCGGDVVQAIEQILNNRGPEKGPEEGWARDGALQGLPPTPAAAHHRPLVAGAMAPAIGTLGSRSAFSPLQPNATHFGAEAGAYPLGTHLGLNPLRLAYSAHSRGLAFMTPYSTAGLMPTLGFRPPVDYAFSDLMRDRSAVHKEQVYSGGLYGPMVNNTPEKQ